A segment of the Patescibacteria group bacterium genome:
CTTAAAGAAATTAGACTTGTCGTATAAATAATATATATCCTATCTTCAATATTTTCTTAACCCATTTTTAATATTTAAGGAGGCTAAATTTAGCATTATTTTAATGGTCAGTAGTCAAAATATTAATATATATTTAATTTAATTGTATTATAATTTTAATGTAATATTAAAATTAATATTATTTTATTTTAAATCATATGCTTCTTTTATCCCTTAAATTTTTTTCGAATAATTTTATACTTAAACTAAAAAAAATATTTTTTTTCTTTTTTAAGTTTATTATAATTAGTTTTTCTTTTTTGGGGATAATAGCCCTGGCTATATTTATTTATCTCCTAAACACTATCCCCGCCCCCACTTTTAGCAAAATGCTTTCTGCGCCAGAATCTTCATATATTCTAGATAGAAACGGTGACTTCTTATATGAAGTTCATGGTGATATAAAAAGAACAAATATCCCCTTAAACCAAATCCCTCAACACTTAAAGGACGCAACAGTCGCTGTAGAAGATAAAAATTTCTATAAACATTTCGGTTTCGAACCTCTGGCCATAATACGGGCAACAATTATTAATATTCGTTATGGAGAGATAAGACAGGGCGCCAGCACTATCACTCAACAATTAGCGCGTACTGTTCTATTGAATAATGAAGTTACTTATTCCCGAAAAATTAAAGAAATAATTTCCGCTATTAAAATTGAAAGTCTTTTTACTAAAGATGAAATTTTAGAAATGTACCTAAATAATATCCCCTATGGCTCGAATGCCTACGGAGTAGCTGCCGCTAGTGAGATATATTTCAATAAAAAGGTTCAAGATTTAAGCCTTATGGAATCAGCCTATTTAGCAGCCCTACCAAAAGCTCCTAGTGATTACTCTCCCTTCGGACCAGATGTTGATAGACTCCACGCAAGAGCTCGTTTAGTTATCAAAACCATGCTTAATGAAAAATATTTAACAAACGAGCAAGCTCAATTAACATTAGATGAAGACAAACTTGAATTCAAGTATATCCCAACTCCCATACGGGCGCCTCATTTTGTTTTCTACATTATTGATTACATTTCTAAAATTTATGGCGAAGAAAAATTGCGTAATGGTGGCCTGACAATTTATACTAGTCTAGACTTAGATCTCCAAAATAAAGCAGAGGAAATAATAACTAACCGGGGGAATACAAATGAAAAAAAATTCAATGCTGGAAATGCAGCCTTGGTGGCTATTAATCCTCAAACTGGTGAAATATTATCTATGGTTGGTAGTCGTGATTATTTCAGCGCCAATGACGGAACAGTAAACGTCACAACTAGTCTTCGTCAGCCAGGTTCTTCATTTAAACCTTATGTCTATGCAGCTGGTCTAGAAAATGGTCTAAATCCTGCTAGTATGCTTTTTGATATCCGGACAGACTTTGCTTCAAATAATAACGGAGTATCCTATATCCCTAGAAATTATAGCGGACGATACAATGGTCCAGTGTCTGTAAGACAAGCGCTAGCCGGCTCACTAAATATTCCAGCCGTCAAAGTATTGGTTTTAACCGGTCTAGAAAAATCTATTGAAACGGCTGAAAAATTTGGTATTAGTTCACTAAAAGATAGAAGCCGTTTCGGTCCATCAATTGTTTTAGGGGGTGCAGAAGTAACACTTTTAGAGCATACTTCGGGGCTAGGTGCCTTCGGGAATGAAGGAATAAAAAAAGAAACTAATCCTATTTTAAAAATATTAGGAAAAAATAAAAAAATTATTTATCAAAGTCCAGAAGGTAATGGAACCCAAGCGATTGATCCCCAAGTAGCATATTTAATTAATGACATTCTTTCAGACAATACTGCCAGACAATTTATCTTTGGAAAAAATAGCAGTCTAAACATCTCTGGTCATCAAGTTGCAGCAAAAACAGGAACTACTCAGGACTTTCGTGATGCTTGGACTGTAGGATATACACCGAGCCTCTCCGTAGGTGTCTGGTCTGGAAATAACGACAACACTCCAATGAAAGATGGCGCAAATGGTTTAGCGGTAGCCGCACCGATTTGGAAAGAATTTATGGAAAATGCTTTGGCTGATAAGCCCGATGAAAAATTTAATAGACCCGAAGAAATAACAGAATTAACTGTCGATAAAGTTTCTGGAAAACTACCAAGTAAATACTCTCTTAGCACAAAAAAAGAAATTTTTGCTTCTTTTAACTCCCCTTCCGAAAAAGACGATATTCATGTTCCATTACAAATTGAGGGAATAGACGCCGTTGTAACAAATTTCCATTCTGAGAATCCCAATGACCCACTTTGGGAACAAGCCGTAAAACAATGGTCCCTATCCAGAGGATATTCACCATTAGAAAATATTTCAAATGTTAACGAAATAAATATTACAGATATAATTCTGCCTATTACATTTTCCGTTCCCGATAATATCCAAGAACCAAACTGGGAATTACACCTTACTACTCAACTCGGAGAAAAAATTTCACTCATAAAAATATTTATGGATAAGCAACTTCTTACCACTAGCCCCAGTGACAGTCTTCATTATGCCAATGATGGAAAAATTCTAAGTCCTGGCACACATAATTTTACCGCTCATATTACCACCAACAAAGGAGATATCTTCACAATCAATCGCACAGTGCAATCACCAGCAACAAGCTCCATAAGTAGTATTAGTAAGTTTTAAATATAATTTAGAGTACTCTATAGGGTACTCTATAGAGTACCCTAAATTAATTGATTGTTTAAAGAAAGAGATCTATAAATTTATTTTATTTTACTAAAAAATTTTGAGTACTATATTAGTTAATTGGCAACTTTCCAACAAAGGGACGTATGCCAAACAATGTATCTGCTACACCACCACCTTCACTCCCTGGCAACCATGCTTCTATTGCAGCGTCCCATGAGTCTATTTGGTTCTTAATATTGAGAATTCGACCAGATATTATTATAACAACTATTTTTTTTGAATTAAGGTGGATATTCTCTATAGCGACTAAATCTTCTTTACTCAAAGATAAATCACTTTTATCTCCCCGGCCTTCAGCGTAAGGTTTTTCACCCACAACGACTATTCCTACGTCTGCTATCTCTTTTTTATTTTCAAAAATACCTTCTTCGTTGTATGTGATTTCAACATCTTTTGGTGATACCTCTATTATGCCCTGTAAAATATTTGTACCTGGTGTCCAATTTCCATCTATCCCCTGCCATTCAACTGACCAACCACCTAATTGCATACCCAAATTATCAGCAGCGCTTCCAGCAACATGTATTTTTTTCATATCACTAGATAGTGGTAAAATATTTTTTTCATTTTTCAAAACAACCAATGATTTACTAACTGCTTCCCTGGCTATTTCTCGATGCTCATCTGATCCTATATCACTCAAATTATCTGTATTAGGTTCTGGATTATCAAATAAACCGATAGCAAATTTTACTTTTAATATTCTTTCGACTGCATCATCTATTCTTTCCTGACTAATATCACCGCTCATAACAGCCTCATACATATCCCCCATAAAAAGTTCATACTCAAAAGGCACCATAACCATATCAATCCCTGA
Coding sequences within it:
- a CDS encoding PBP1A family penicillin-binding protein; protein product: MLSAPESSYILDRNGDFLYEVHGDIKRTNIPLNQIPQHLKDATVAVEDKNFYKHFGFEPLAIIRATIINIRYGEIRQGASTITQQLARTVLLNNEVTYSRKIKEIISAIKIESLFTKDEILEMYLNNIPYGSNAYGVAAASEIYFNKKVQDLSLMESAYLAALPKAPSDYSPFGPDVDRLHARARLVIKTMLNEKYLTNEQAQLTLDEDKLEFKYIPTPIRAPHFVFYIIDYISKIYGEEKLRNGGLTIYTSLDLDLQNKAEEIITNRGNTNEKKFNAGNAALVAINPQTGEILSMVGSRDYFSANDGTVNVTTSLRQPGSSFKPYVYAAGLENGLNPASMLFDIRTDFASNNNGVSYIPRNYSGRYNGPVSVRQALAGSLNIPAVKVLVLTGLEKSIETAEKFGISSLKDRSRFGPSIVLGGAEVTLLEHTSGLGAFGNEGIKKETNPILKILGKNKKIIYQSPEGNGTQAIDPQVAYLINDILSDNTARQFIFGKNSSLNISGHQVAAKTGTTQDFRDAWTVGYTPSLSVGVWSGNNDNTPMKDGANGLAVAAPIWKEFMENALADKPDEKFNRPEEITELTVDKVSGKLPSKYSLSTKKEIFASFNSPSEKDDIHVPLQIEGIDAVVTNFHSENPNDPLWEQAVKQWSLSRGYSPLENISNVNEINITDIILPITFSVPDNIQEPNWELHLTTQLGEKISLIKIFMDKQLLTTSPSDSLHYANDGKILSPGTHNFTAHITTNKGDIFTINRTVQSPATSSISSISKF